One genomic region from Pseudomonas hormoni encodes:
- a CDS encoding DHCW motif cupin fold protein, whose amino-acid sequence MDLTAVPFGTTDWSTVETVQHAGATGTAYWRTCQFGSTRVRMVEYSPGYLADHWCWRGHILLCLEGELHTELEDGRQFTLTAGMSYQVGSNAEGHRSFSTTGARLFVVD is encoded by the coding sequence ATGGATCTAACGGCTGTTCCCTTTGGTACGACCGATTGGTCGACTGTCGAAACTGTCCAGCATGCTGGAGCAACGGGCACGGCCTATTGGCGAACCTGCCAGTTTGGATCGACGCGCGTGCGAATGGTTGAATACAGCCCCGGCTACCTGGCCGATCATTGGTGCTGGAGAGGTCATATCCTGTTGTGCCTGGAAGGCGAGTTGCACACGGAACTGGAGGATGGTCGCCAGTTCACGCTCACCGCCGGGATGAGCTATCAGGTGGGTAGCAACGCTGAGGGGCATCGATCTTTCAGCACTACGGGTGCCAGGTTGTTTGTTGTGGATTGA
- a CDS encoding threonine dehydratase, protein MNRLTRDDIEQAAHHVYQVMPATAQYPWPLLAERLGCTVWVKHENHTPTGAFKVRGGINFMHWLKREHPSVKGIVSATRGNHGQSLAMAASAQGLRALIVVPEGNSLEKNNAMRGFGGEVVEYGRDFDEAREEAARLAQVHDLYLVPPFHTELVKGVATYALELFKAAPDLDTVYVPIGCGSGICGVIAARDALGLKTQVVGVVSTEAAGAKLSFEAGTICETASANTFADGLAVRKPVPEAFAIYGAAAARIVSVSDSQIADAMLVYYTDTHNLAEGAGAAALAALIQERETMEGKRVGVILSGGNVDRAVYARVIASGLHA, encoded by the coding sequence ATGAACAGACTGACTCGCGACGATATCGAACAAGCCGCTCACCACGTGTACCAGGTGATGCCCGCCACCGCCCAGTACCCTTGGCCATTGCTGGCTGAGCGGTTGGGTTGCACGGTGTGGGTCAAGCATGAAAACCACACCCCGACGGGGGCTTTCAAGGTGCGCGGCGGCATCAACTTCATGCACTGGCTCAAACGAGAGCACCCAAGCGTGAAGGGCATTGTTTCCGCTACCCGCGGCAACCATGGCCAGAGCCTGGCGATGGCCGCAAGCGCGCAAGGCTTGCGGGCGTTGATCGTAGTGCCGGAAGGCAATTCGCTGGAAAAGAACAATGCCATGCGCGGCTTCGGCGGCGAGGTGGTTGAGTACGGCCGCGATTTCGATGAAGCCCGTGAAGAGGCTGCACGCCTGGCGCAAGTGCATGACCTCTACCTCGTGCCGCCATTTCACACCGAATTGGTCAAAGGCGTGGCCACGTATGCGCTGGAGTTGTTCAAGGCTGCGCCGGACCTGGATACCGTCTACGTGCCGATTGGCTGTGGATCGGGGATTTGTGGAGTGATCGCTGCCCGCGACGCACTGGGCTTGAAAACCCAAGTGGTGGGTGTGGTTTCCACAGAGGCGGCAGGCGCAAAGTTATCGTTTGAAGCTGGAACAATCTGCGAAACCGCCTCGGCGAATACCTTTGCCGACGGCCTCGCCGTGCGCAAGCCAGTGCCCGAGGCCTTCGCCATCTACGGGGCAGCGGCGGCGCGAATCGTATCCGTCAGCGACAGCCAGATTGCCGACGCCATGCTCGTGTATTACACCGATACCCACAACCTCGCTGAAGGGGCAGGTGCGGCGGCCCTGGCAGCGCTTATTCAGGAGCGTGAAACGATGGAGGGCAAAAGGGTCGGGGTGATTCTGTCCGGCGGGAATGTTGACCGGGCGGTGTATGCGAGAGTGATTGCCTCTGGCCTTCATGCTTGA
- a CDS encoding helix-turn-helix transcriptional regulator, whose amino-acid sequence MSHRNRPQPLLVTEPIRRVEAGPWAIELLPGCAYSARYVATHAAIGFAFDSQRGLHAIGSDRVHPFVATPNSLAFVPAGCDVLSESSDGGEYLRVIHTEGMEWMGDRAFNNRIDPQAITLALRMRSALLRASLDDDWEVWAFALAERAKEHDALSAPLQGSITHSRMRLLDEFIDAGLEDPLSVQAMAGVLELSEGYFMRAFKSATGKSPHSYLIDRRLAKARARLRDSTASLSEIALTCGFNSQAHMATAFKQRLGVSPAQLRRG is encoded by the coding sequence ATGAGTCATCGAAACCGCCCGCAACCATTGCTCGTTACTGAACCGATCCGCCGTGTCGAGGCCGGGCCCTGGGCGATCGAATTGTTGCCCGGCTGCGCCTACTCTGCCCGATATGTAGCGACCCATGCCGCGATTGGCTTTGCCTTCGACAGCCAGCGAGGCCTGCACGCCATCGGCAGCGACCGGGTGCACCCCTTCGTCGCCACGCCTAATAGCCTGGCGTTCGTCCCGGCCGGTTGTGACGTGTTGTCCGAGTCATCCGACGGCGGTGAGTACCTGCGGGTCATACATACCGAGGGTATGGAATGGATGGGCGATCGCGCCTTCAACAATCGTATTGATCCGCAGGCCATAACCCTCGCGCTGCGAATGCGCAGCGCCCTGTTGCGTGCCTCGCTGGATGACGATTGGGAGGTCTGGGCATTTGCCCTGGCTGAACGGGCGAAGGAGCACGACGCGTTGTCGGCACCGCTCCAGGGTTCTATCACCCACAGCCGGATGCGCCTGCTCGATGAGTTCATTGACGCTGGCCTTGAGGACCCCCTCAGTGTGCAGGCGATGGCAGGAGTGCTTGAATTGTCCGAAGGCTATTTCATGCGGGCATTCAAGAGCGCAACGGGCAAAAGCCCGCACAGTTACCTGATCGACCGACGCCTCGCCAAGGCCCGTGCCCGTCTACGAGATTCAACAGCCAGCCTGTCGGAGATCGCCCTCACCTGCGGTTTCAACTCCCAGGCGCACATGGCAACCGCCTTCAAGCAACGACTTGGCGTGAGTCCGGCGCAGTTGCGGAGAGGTTAA
- a CDS encoding tRNA (adenine(22)-N(1))-methyltransferase yields MNEQTLSMRLERVAAQVPAGARLADIGSDHGYLPVALMRRGAIAAAVAGEVAETPFHSAERTVRENGLDQWITVRLANGLAAIEPADGITAISICGMGGETIREILDSGKARMSGQERLILQPNGGEQPLRQWLMDNGYQILFEEVLRENRFDYEIIVAERTGSVMYTPEELYFGPLQMKKRSPAFLVKWQRILRHKQQTLTHFARARQAVPEEKMQDVARQARWITELLA; encoded by the coding sequence TTGAACGAACAGACATTGTCCATGCGCCTGGAGCGCGTGGCGGCGCAGGTGCCAGCAGGTGCGCGCCTGGCCGATATCGGCTCGGATCACGGCTACCTGCCGGTGGCGTTGATGCGCCGTGGCGCCATCGCAGCGGCGGTGGCCGGCGAGGTGGCAGAGACGCCGTTTCACTCGGCCGAACGCACCGTGCGCGAGAACGGTCTGGACCAGTGGATCACCGTGCGCCTGGCCAATGGCCTGGCGGCGATCGAGCCGGCAGACGGGATCACGGCGATCAGCATCTGTGGCATGGGCGGCGAGACGATCCGCGAGATCCTCGACAGCGGCAAGGCGCGCATGAGCGGCCAGGAGCGCCTGATCCTGCAACCCAACGGCGGCGAGCAGCCACTGCGCCAATGGCTGATGGACAATGGCTACCAAATCCTCTTCGAGGAGGTGCTGCGGGAAAACCGCTTCGACTACGAAATCATCGTCGCCGAGCGCACCGGGTCGGTGATGTACACCCCCGAGGAGCTGTATTTCGGCCCGCTGCAGATGAAGAAACGCAGCCCGGCGTTTCTGGTCAAGTGGCAGCGCATCCTGCGCCATAAGCAGCAGACCCTGACCCACTTCGCCCGAGCGCGGCAGGCCGTGCCCGAGGAGAAGATGCAGGACGTCGCCCGGCAGGCCCGGTGGATCACCGAACTGCTGGCTTGA
- a CDS encoding TonB-dependent receptor family protein has protein sequence MPSPKSLPAALLGLALVCPAMAEAQGLELAQVLIGAEDRSGEDASVEDAKARLAEVPGGTNVVDLRRPLQGRVASNQDVLAYQPGVYAQSAGNEGVKISIRGSGINRAPGAHASGLYSLLDGLPLTGPGGTPYELLEPLWLDHVEVLRGANGFDRGALALGGAIDYVSHTGYNAPRLQVRYAMGSHGYQQRQVSSGQVLGDFDYYVSMTDASSDGYQDHTASESQGVIANFGYRFNPNLETRFYLRYRQTDNELAGRVTKHSIEHNPRAANPAYVSRDDSREQPGSTFIGNKTTYYIDDDSSVQTGLVYHDYPMDLREGPNRLKVAYTDVSGTFDYKRRDTLWGMESRSTLGLRVTKHLPNAGASELVRIPTGNTARYAPGTHIRNFTYQGSDTVLHMGNDLEIANDLWLTTGLAAVYTRRESAVTYPQGGGKTSLNDWDYAPRLGLRYQLTPDLQLFGNLSRSVEAPHPWSLIYSSNVRFPAGSGVATGAQRDPIKLQNQTATTLEIGGRGDSAMGQWSLAWYFAQVRHELLSVLPDANATTPYELNASPTVHQGVEASLQSNLWSRDDGGQLSLRQSYTFSDFHYRDDDRFGDNRLPGLPMHYYQGELRYDWPQGFFAALNTQWVSKVAVDYANSYYADPYALFGATLGYNAPKGDWQTWLDVRNLTDKHYAATVTPGYDDKGLDAARSTPGEGLGVYVGVSWSLL, from the coding sequence ATGCCCTCGCCCAAATCCTTGCCCGCTGCGTTGCTGGGCCTGGCCCTTGTTTGTCCGGCCATGGCCGAAGCTCAGGGCCTGGAACTTGCACAAGTGCTGATTGGGGCTGAGGACCGGAGCGGCGAAGACGCGTCGGTCGAGGATGCCAAGGCCCGCCTTGCCGAAGTGCCCGGCGGCACCAATGTGGTTGACCTGCGCCGCCCCCTGCAGGGCCGCGTGGCCAGCAACCAGGATGTGTTGGCTTATCAGCCGGGGGTCTATGCCCAGTCTGCGGGCAACGAAGGGGTAAAAATCTCGATCCGCGGCTCGGGGATCAACCGCGCACCGGGCGCCCATGCTTCGGGTTTGTACAGCCTGCTCGACGGTCTGCCGCTGACTGGTCCGGGCGGAACGCCCTACGAATTGCTGGAGCCGCTGTGGCTCGACCACGTGGAAGTGCTGCGCGGCGCCAACGGTTTCGACCGGGGCGCGCTGGCCTTGGGCGGGGCGATCGATTACGTCAGCCACACCGGTTACAACGCACCGCGGTTGCAGGTGCGCTATGCGATGGGCAGCCACGGTTATCAGCAACGCCAGGTCAGCTCCGGGCAGGTATTGGGGGACTTCGACTACTACGTGTCCATGACCGACGCGAGTTCCGATGGCTATCAGGACCACACCGCCAGCGAGAGCCAGGGCGTCATCGCCAACTTCGGTTATCGCTTCAACCCGAACCTGGAAACGCGCTTCTACCTGCGCTATCGCCAGACCGACAACGAGCTCGCCGGGCGGGTGACCAAGCACTCCATCGAGCACAACCCACGGGCGGCCAACCCCGCTTACGTGTCGCGGGATGACAGCCGTGAACAGCCGGGCAGCACCTTCATCGGCAACAAGACCACCTACTACATCGATGACGATTCGAGCGTTCAAACCGGCCTTGTCTACCACGACTATCCCATGGACTTGCGTGAAGGGCCCAACCGCCTGAAGGTCGCGTACACCGACGTCAGCGGCACGTTCGACTACAAGCGTCGCGACACACTCTGGGGTATGGAAAGCCGCAGTACTCTGGGTCTGCGAGTGACCAAACACCTGCCCAATGCCGGCGCCAGCGAGTTGGTGCGTATCCCCACCGGCAACACCGCCCGCTACGCGCCGGGCACGCACATTCGCAACTTCACCTATCAGGGCTCGGACACCGTCCTGCATATGGGTAACGACCTGGAGATTGCCAACGACCTTTGGCTGACGACAGGCCTTGCCGCTGTCTACACCCGCCGCGAAAGCGCCGTGACCTACCCGCAAGGAGGCGGCAAGACCAGCCTTAACGACTGGGACTATGCACCACGTTTAGGTCTGCGCTACCAACTGACACCCGACCTGCAACTGTTCGGCAATCTCAGCCGCTCGGTCGAAGCGCCACACCCCTGGTCGCTGATCTACAGCTCCAACGTTCGATTCCCGGCAGGCAGCGGCGTCGCCACAGGTGCCCAGCGTGACCCGATCAAGCTGCAAAACCAGACCGCGACCACCCTGGAAATCGGCGGCCGTGGTGACAGCGCGATGGGGCAATGGAGCCTGGCCTGGTACTTCGCCCAAGTGCGCCACGAATTGCTCTCGGTGCTACCGGATGCCAACGCCACCACGCCTTACGAACTCAACGCCAGCCCCACCGTGCACCAGGGCGTGGAAGCCAGCCTGCAGAGCAACCTGTGGTCGCGGGACGACGGCGGCCAACTGAGCCTGCGCCAGAGCTACACCTTCAGTGATTTCCACTACCGCGACGACGACCGCTTCGGCGACAACCGCCTGCCGGGCCTACCGATGCACTACTACCAGGGAGAGCTGCGCTACGACTGGCCGCAAGGCTTTTTCGCCGCGCTCAACACGCAATGGGTGTCCAAAGTTGCGGTGGATTACGCCAACAGTTATTACGCCGATCCCTACGCGCTGTTCGGCGCAACCCTGGGTTACAACGCACCCAAGGGCGACTGGCAGACCTGGCTGGACGTGCGCAACCTGACTGACAAGCACTACGCCGCCACTGTCACTCCGGGCTATGACGACAAAGGGCTGGACGCAGCACGATCCACGCCGGGTGAAGGTTTGGGGGTGTATGTCGGGGTGTCGTGGAGTTTGCTCTGA
- a CDS encoding arsenate reductase ArsC, whose product MRVLFMCTANSCRSILSEAMFNHLAAHGFQAISAGSFPKGQVLPRSLATLQEAGIAIDGLSSKGNDAFEANPPDIVITVCDKAAGEACPVYFGPALKAHWGLEDPSEVKGDEAVVTAAFHSTLAHIETRCRAFLALPFAELDRDALKRELDRISTL is encoded by the coding sequence ATGCGCGTTCTGTTCATGTGCACCGCCAATAGCTGTCGCAGCATCCTGTCCGAAGCGATGTTCAATCATCTTGCAGCGCATGGCTTCCAGGCGATCAGCGCTGGCAGCTTCCCCAAGGGGCAGGTGCTGCCGCGCAGCCTTGCGACGCTGCAGGAAGCAGGCATCGCAATTGACGGTTTGAGCAGTAAAGGCAACGACGCCTTCGAAGCCAATCCCCCGGACATTGTCATCACCGTCTGCGACAAGGCCGCCGGCGAGGCATGCCCGGTCTACTTCGGACCAGCCCTGAAAGCTCATTGGGGATTGGAAGATCCCTCCGAGGTGAAGGGCGATGAGGCCGTCGTAACCGCGGCCTTCCACTCGACACTGGCGCACATCGAGACACGCTGCCGGGCCTTTCTCGCCCTGCCCTTCGCCGAACTTGACCGCGATGCCTTGAAGCGCGAACTCGACCGTATCAGCACCCTCTGA
- the arsH gene encoding arsenical resistance protein ArsH: MPHELPHLDASLFESITGDDTRHKPRILLLYGSTRPRSFSRLLIEEAARLLEHFGAETRIFNPSGLPLPDDAPNDHPKVQELLELMQWSEGQVWCSPERHGSMSAVFKAQIDWVPLAIGAIRPTQGKTLAVMQVSGGSQSFNVVNQLRVLGRWMRMFTIPNQSSVPKAFLEFDESNRMKPSSLYDRVVDVMEELVKFTLLLRDRPDLVDRYSERKESAEELTRRVNQRSI, translated from the coding sequence ATGCCCCACGAACTGCCCCATCTCGACGCTTCCTTGTTTGAGTCGATAACCGGTGATGACACCCGGCACAAGCCGCGAATTCTGCTGCTGTATGGATCGACCCGACCGCGTTCATTCAGTCGCCTCCTGATTGAAGAAGCCGCCCGATTGCTCGAACACTTCGGTGCAGAAACGCGGATCTTCAATCCATCGGGACTACCGCTACCGGATGACGCCCCAAACGATCACCCGAAAGTTCAGGAGTTACTGGAGCTGATGCAATGGTCTGAAGGCCAGGTCTGGTGTTCGCCCGAGCGCCACGGCTCGATGTCTGCCGTGTTCAAGGCGCAGATCGACTGGGTGCCGCTCGCAATAGGCGCCATTCGCCCGACCCAGGGCAAAACGCTCGCGGTCATGCAAGTCAGCGGTGGCTCCCAGTCTTTTAATGTGGTGAATCAACTGCGCGTGCTGGGACGGTGGATGCGGATGTTCACCATCCCCAATCAGTCATCCGTGCCGAAGGCCTTTCTGGAATTCGACGAAAGCAATCGCATGAAACCGTCCTCCCTCTATGACCGGGTGGTCGATGTCATGGAAGAACTGGTGAAGTTCACACTGTTGCTAAGGGATCGCCCGGATCTGGTCGACCGCTATTCGGAACGCAAGGAGTCGGCAGAAGAACTGACCCGGCGCGTCAATCAACGGTCGATTTGA
- a CDS encoding HvfA family oxazolone/thioamide-modified RiPP metallophore has protein sequence MSRLSNKSRIGLMAVSLVGCMNLASSAFAAEALPQGYQLAAAEKTSEGKCGEGKCGASETGAKVTKAGEGKCGEGKCGDASFARTDTDHDGRVSLKELLAVAPKGGEEFKAMDTNNDGFLSEGEVYKFRTNQFTSNGKKVPTELFTKMSKAQN, from the coding sequence ATGTCCCGTCTCTCGAACAAATCCCGTATTGGCCTGATGGCTGTTTCGCTGGTTGGCTGCATGAACCTCGCGTCGTCCGCTTTCGCCGCTGAAGCACTGCCTCAAGGCTACCAACTCGCCGCGGCGGAAAAGACTAGTGAAGGCAAGTGTGGCGAAGGCAAGTGCGGCGCCAGCGAAACCGGTGCCAAGGTCACCAAGGCCGGTGAAGGCAAGTGCGGTGAAGGCAAGTGCGGCGACGCTTCCTTTGCCCGTACCGACACCGACCACGACGGCCGCGTTTCCCTGAAAGAATTGCTGGCCGTGGCCCCGAAAGGCGGTGAGGAATTCAAGGCGATGGATACCAACAACGACGGCTTCCTCTCCGAAGGCGAGGTCTACAAATTCCGCACCAACCAATTCACCTCCAACGGAAAGAAAGTGCCGACCGAGCTGTTCACCAAAATGAGCAAAGCGCAGAACTGA
- a CDS encoding Mut7-C ubiquitin/RNAse domain-containing protein has protein sequence MTSATFRFYEELNDFLPAERRWQSFTCKCARGATVKHMIEALGIPHTEVELVLLNGESVGFERVIFDDDRLAVYPKFEALDISPLLKVRAQPLRVLRFVADAHLGGLASLLRMSGFDTLYDNGFEDGEIAEIAAQQGRIVLTRDRDLLKRRIISHGCYVHALKPSLQLRELYERLDLARSARPFSLCLHCNLPVHEISPELARPQVPPRVGALYSHFLRCDACQRVYWEGSHWRGMCALLAPLLGR, from the coding sequence ATGACCAGTGCAACTTTCCGCTTCTACGAGGAGCTCAACGATTTCCTGCCAGCCGAACGGCGGTGGCAGTCATTCACCTGCAAGTGCGCGCGGGGGGCGACCGTCAAGCACATGATCGAGGCGCTCGGGATACCGCACACGGAGGTCGAGCTGGTGCTGCTAAACGGTGAGTCGGTGGGCTTCGAGCGGGTGATCTTCGACGATGACCGGCTGGCGGTGTATCCCAAGTTCGAAGCGCTGGACATCAGCCCGCTGCTGAAGGTTCGTGCGCAACCTTTACGGGTGCTGCGCTTCGTCGCTGATGCGCACCTGGGCGGGCTGGCCAGTCTGCTGCGCATGAGCGGCTTCGACACTCTTTACGACAATGGCTTCGAGGATGGCGAGATCGCTGAGATCGCTGCGCAGCAAGGACGCATCGTGCTAACCCGTGACCGCGATCTGCTCAAGCGGCGGATCATCAGCCACGGCTGTTACGTGCATGCCCTGAAACCGTCGCTGCAGCTGCGCGAATTGTACGAGCGCCTCGACCTGGCGCGTAGCGCGCGGCCATTCAGCCTGTGCCTGCATTGCAACCTGCCGGTGCACGAGATCAGCCCGGAACTGGCCCGACCGCAGGTGCCGCCACGCGTTGGCGCCCTCTATTCGCACTTCCTGCGCTGCGACGCCTGCCAACGGGTTTACTGGGAGGGTTCGCACTGGCGCGGCATGTGTGCACTGCTGGCACCTCTGCTGGGGCGATAG
- a CDS encoding efflux transporter outer membrane subunit: MNALKLFIPSLLVTALAACTVGPDYKSPDTAPAHIVSAQAANYDQSRFETVWWQQFDDPTLNQLVSKSLEGNRDLRVAFARWKAARAIRDDISNDNLPVVTTRVSSQQGKSQVPGQTDTRVNIERYDLGLDMAWEVDLFGRIQRQLESSNAQEDAAAADLYQLRVTMIAELVDAYGQLRGAQLREKIALANLKNQQDSRTVTVSLRDAGVGNELDVVRADARLAAVEATVPQLQAEQVRQKNRIATLLGERPDTLSVSLTPAELPAIAKALPIGDPAELLRRRPDVLAAERRLASATADIGVATADLFPRVSLSGFLGFTAGRGSQIGASAARAWGLGPSITWAAFDLGSVRARIRGADANAEGALATYEQQVLLALEESENAFSDYGKRQQRLLSLIKQSESSRAAADLAAIQYKEGTVDYLVLLDAQRERLNAEDAQALGEIDQYRGIVAIYKAMGGGWDSGGQRTDGGVKSIAQR, from the coding sequence ATGAACGCCTTGAAGCTTTTTATACCCAGCCTTCTGGTGACTGCGCTAGCCGCCTGCACGGTGGGACCGGATTACAAGTCCCCGGATACAGCGCCGGCCCATATCGTCTCGGCCCAGGCGGCCAACTACGATCAATCGCGTTTTGAAACGGTGTGGTGGCAGCAGTTCGATGACCCCACGCTCAACCAGTTGGTGAGCAAATCCCTGGAAGGCAACCGCGACTTGCGCGTCGCGTTTGCCCGCTGGAAAGCGGCCCGGGCGATTCGTGACGACATCAGCAACGACAATCTGCCGGTCGTCACCACCCGCGTCAGCAGTCAGCAGGGCAAGTCGCAAGTGCCGGGCCAGACCGACACCCGAGTCAATATCGAGCGTTACGATCTGGGCCTGGACATGGCGTGGGAAGTCGATCTGTTTGGCCGGATCCAGCGCCAACTGGAATCCAGCAACGCCCAGGAAGATGCTGCGGCGGCAGACCTGTATCAGCTTCGCGTGACGATGATCGCCGAGCTGGTGGATGCCTACGGCCAATTGCGCGGCGCGCAGCTGCGGGAAAAAATCGCCCTGGCAAACCTGAAGAATCAGCAGGACTCGCGCACCGTGACGGTCAGCCTGCGCGACGCGGGCGTGGGCAACGAACTCGACGTGGTGCGTGCCGACGCACGTTTGGCGGCTGTCGAGGCGACTGTTCCGCAACTGCAAGCGGAGCAGGTGCGGCAGAAAAACCGCATCGCCACACTCCTGGGTGAACGCCCGGATACATTGAGCGTGTCGTTGACTCCCGCCGAGTTGCCCGCTATCGCCAAAGCACTGCCGATCGGTGATCCCGCCGAGTTGTTGCGCCGGCGTCCCGATGTGCTAGCCGCCGAGCGCAGACTGGCTTCTGCGACGGCAGATATTGGCGTGGCCACCGCCGACCTGTTCCCGAGGGTGAGCTTGAGCGGATTCCTTGGTTTCACCGCTGGCCGCGGTTCGCAGATTGGCGCCAGCGCGGCCAGAGCCTGGGGGTTGGGACCGAGCATTACCTGGGCGGCATTTGACCTGGGCAGCGTACGGGCGCGCATTCGGGGTGCCGACGCCAATGCTGAAGGCGCCTTGGCCACCTATGAACAGCAAGTACTGCTGGCGCTGGAAGAATCGGAAAACGCGTTCAGTGATTACGGCAAACGCCAGCAACGGTTGTTGTCGTTGATCAAGCAAAGTGAGTCGAGCCGTGCGGCGGCAGACCTGGCGGCTATCCAGTACAAGGAAGGCACGGTTGATTATCTGGTGCTGCTGGATGCACAGCGTGAACGGCTGAACGCCGAGGACGCTCAGGCGCTGGGTGAAATTGATCAGTACCGCGGAATTGTTGCTATCTATAAGGCGATGGGGGGAGGGTGGGACAGTGGTGGCCAACGAACTGATGGTGGCGTGAAATCTATCGCCCAGCGCTGA